A section of the Paralichthys olivaceus isolate ysfri-2021 chromosome 16, ASM2471397v2, whole genome shotgun sequence genome encodes:
- the cbln12 gene encoding cerebellin 12, whose translation MHLRSRHVDLLLLLGVLLLWGPVGSRGQNDTEPIILEGKCLVVCDSTPSSEPAGNALGMSVRSGSGRVAFSASRQTNHEPTDMSNRTMIIYFDNILVNVGTHFDQESSVFLAPRRGVYSFNFHVVKAYNRQTIQVSLMLNGWPMISAFAGDQDVTREAATNAGLVIMEKGDKAYLRLERGNLMGGWKYSTFSGFLVFPL comes from the exons ATGCACCTCAGGTCACGCCACGTTGACCTCCTGCTACTGCTGGGTGTGCTCCTTTTGTGGGGACCTGTGGGGTCTAGGGGTCAGAATGACACAGAGCCCATCATCCTGGAGGGGAAATGCTTGGTAGTATGCGACTCCACTCCTTCATCCGAGCCGGCTGGTAATGCCCTGGGTATGTCAGTCCGGTCCGGCTCGGGGCGAGTGGCCTTCTCCGCCAGCCGCCAGACCAACCACGAGCCCACGGACATGAGCAACCGCACCATGATCATCTACTTTGAtaat ATTTTGGTGAATGTCGGTACTCATTTCGACCAAGAGAGCAGTGTTTTCCTGGCACCAAGGAGAGGAGTGTACAGCTTCAACTTCCATGTTGTGAAGGCCTACAACAGACAAACTATCCAG GTCAGCCTGATGTTGAACGGCTGGCCGATGATTTCAGCTTTCGCTGGGGACCAGGATGTGACCAGAGAGGCGGCCACCAACGCCGGCCTGGTGATTATGGAGAAGGGGGATAAGGCCTATCTTAGACTGGAGAGAGGCAACCTGATGGGAGGCTGGAAGTACTCCACCTTCTCTGGGTTCCTGGTCTTCCCCTTGTGA
- the trim110 gene encoding E3 ubiquitin/ISG15 ligase TRIM25, with translation MASLEEELTCSVCRDVFSQAHPLPCGHSFCPACIREAWSTPGEVKVRFTCPQCQEEHGEVLCDCCSPEAEDGQPALAIKTCLRCEVSLCKEHLQPHLERPAFSTHLLVDPLGDLSQRRCPTHTEIYRYYCADERVYVCGDCLLEGGHIQHKVKALRQVEDDLKVILQTLLRKAEDKLKDGERILKEHENVDSTMDDSLKKDDAQVERLGSDLQVQVMKLVVALRDITKKERQQVIDRVHRDCSKVRDDMSQTLSIQHYLVSLLAETDPFLLIWAFQSDDTRLLADLSSPLFVPETITLDRKHILEDIESKYREFITSTLRCLSELKRELLTSPLSLDTNSAHPLLSISDDLRSVTRVKSRLPCATHPERFDHWPQVLTVQTFSSGTHYWELEAKGFWDIGVCYRSIGRKGKDDNAFGNNKVSWSLTQQHDKKLAAWHNRRKTRLSHQMTTNRVAVAVDYGAGTITFSEVGLSSHLTHLHTFSTLFTQPVCLGFGLYKAELNSCISIVKV, from the exons ATGGCGtccctggaggaggagctgaccTGCTCTGTATGCCGAGACGTCTTCAGCCAAGCCCACCCCCTGCCTTGCGGCCACAGCTTCTGCCCCGCCTGCATTCGCGAGGCCTGGAGCACCCCAGGGGAGGTCAAAGTTCGCTTCACCTGTCCCCAGTGCCAGGAGGAGCATGGTGAAGTGTTGTGCGACTGCTGCTCTCCTGAGGCAGAGGACGGGCAGCCGGCACTGGCCATCAAAACCTGCCTGAGGTGTGAGGTGTCGTTGTGCAAAGAACACCTCCAGCCCCATCTGGAAAGGCCAGCGTTTAGCACCCATTTGCTGGTGGATCCGCTGGGCGACCTCTCCCAGCGAAGATgcccgacacacacagagatatacCGTTACTATTGTGCAGATGAGAGGGTGTATGTGTGCGGGGACTGTCTTCTGGAGGGAGGCCACATTCAGCACAAAGTGAAAGCACTGAGACAAGTGGAAGATGACCTGAAG GTAATTCTCCAGACGCTGCTCAGAAAAGCAGAGGACAAActgaaagatggagagagaatcCTCAAGGAGCATGAGAATGTTGATTCCACTATGGAT GACTCCCTAAAAAAGGACGATGCCCAGGTGGAGCGGCTGGGCTCAGACCTGCAGGTTCAGGTGATGAAGCTGGTGGTGGCCCTGAGGGACATCACCAAGAAGGAGAGGCAGCAGGTCATTGATCGTGTGCATCGGGACTGCTCCAAGGTGAGGGACGACATGAGCCAGACGCTGAGCATCCAGCACTACCTGGTCTCACTGCTGGCAGAGACCGACCCCTTTCTGCTCATCTGG GCATTTCAATCAGATGACACAAG GTTACTCGCTGACCTGAGCAGCCCACTCTTTGTCCCTGAAACCATCACTCTGGACAGAAAACATATCTTGGAGGACATAGAGAGCAAGTACCGAGAGTTCATCACCTCCACCCTCCGCTGCCTCAGTGAACTCAAGAGGGAGCTCT TAACCAGTCCTTTGAGTCTAGACACAAACTCTGCCCATCCTCTCTTGAGCATCTCTGATGACCTTCGCTCAGTGACGCGAGTTAAAAGCCGCCTGCCCTGTGCCACCCACCCTGAACGCTTCGACCACTGGCCACAGGTTCTCACCGTCCAGACCTTCTCCTCTGGGACTCACTATTGGGAGCTGGAGGCTAAGGGATTCTGGGATATTGGCGTCTGCTACAGAAGTATTGGACGGAAGGGGAAAGATGACAACGCCTTTGGGAACAACAAG GTATCATGGAGCTTGACACAGCAGCATGACAAGAAGCTGGCCGCCTGGCACAACCGCAGAAAGACCCGCCTATCGCACCAAATGACCACCAACCGAGTCGCCGTGGCTGTGGACTACGGCGCAGGAACCATCACATTCTCTGAAGTGGGACTATCCAGCCACCTGACGCACCTCCACACATTCTCCACCCTGTTCACTCAGCCCGTGTGCTTGGGCTTTGGACTCTACAAAGCTGAGCTCAACAGCTGCATCTCTATCGTCAAAGTCTGA
- the sall2 gene encoding sal-like protein 2 isoform X1 — MSRRKQKRPQQLMSLTLGACRIHEHDDNLAVKSQSIPFSPDSPLCSQSSSPQSSQLLLTLRSAFKGSQTPSLPSESPPSSSSPSQPSHQPSKDPQPYLSTDLPYSSLSSQTQHSPALQLSGCSPTSSASSLTHSSRGAHMASPKLGLSATTTNSSSSSSSSASLCPPPHPGSPSRVPDGPPSPVTPTPSPGVTSASAAPSRAQLSIALILEELRVLQQRQIHQMQITEEICRQVLRLGGASYTIDTPSQHLLPPLPQLCLEGGKRAASPTSLPTPPQPSTSVAPLLACFSSLLPSQAANKPTKASSSSSQILQPHKPQMEGTGVTSGAHSYLAISSHSSAPSTTSSAAISMASSAYPLALSLALPNRYLHEKSTNTTSMSGHSGLSLLNSSLPTSVSIVPNSQHALQSVSGGGDTSPLSSSSTTGRLQHACRFCGKMFSSDSALQIHLRSHTGERPYQCPVCLSRFTTRGNLKVHFLRHREQNPELSLSLLPPSLFGVALGATGGSDMGQTMSSGSSSSGMNMIQKKRKRPEDELCGDNLDVSGTSSNFSLGASGGSAPSTLPLPPTVDLALISHSLLQLNRAAAVAAAASIASGSSHSPSSSSASISSLATSLLSNSSLSSSSTITGLLKGAKQQHFDENTPPHAPILSPAAYSQLAQLPKLLFPSVSTSSSTPAAHSSLYNHPALSLLRSPLPSSPGSLQLPSSSHSQLSFPFSSFPKVPGAATTTPSSLPSSMASSTPTSETSKLQRLVEKLEKASPHSSSPWTSSSTATSMLEMLSSSTATASASSANNRFTNASTSTTYVMASPPSSNVVTASISNLTHEMVAALGNGASAMVGGMLPSLNITGPAANLTTNQCGVCLRVLSCPRALRLHQATHLGERPFPCKICGRSFSTKGSLRSHLATHHARPANARVQNSCPLCQRKFTNALVLQHHIRMHLGGQLPSDGTDDSVHEIPAESNAKNLSQSQSQSTDPNAASSKTPPLAGHSKSPAPSSQFQAPAVGSVPVSGSMKAGDFIQQNPSKSAPCSPDLIPPSNLSPDPFMNPTMQTPSSGSVEPPVLSVSAPLPSSEQTGQDSPVSQDNQVEQVTAVPKSTPPPITSSVTKTTVTITTIEEDSGDNVETTSSDAFLGSSSNLDNLQSTPAHDTPSACTSSNPTLNQDVLNVNVTKTLESISVSSRPQSPEPMEEEKDHSPSLGTPKQDPSTVPDEDHKKTSNLESAETIDAELRGATQRAATFVRETRQSFHFGSYRREDRVEGVKISGLAPSEALDASVPINLAPTLPSPMSRPEKKTYCCAECGKEYASRSGLKGHMKHHGVATKSSRPPARTSRSSADQLPSSTSMTSLNIPATRSSAGFWNQYQAFLNTSNEPNDDPTGLQEENESTKSPAQSQMDPIVSEEVGEDSSEGL, encoded by the exons ATGTCCCGTCGGAAACAGAAACGACCCCAGCAGCTTATGAGCCTGACCCTCGGTGCCTGTCGGATACATGAGCATG ATGACAACTTGGCAGTGAAGTCACAGTCCATACCATTTAGCCCGGATTCTCCCTTGTGTTCccaatcttcttctcctcaaAGTTCCCAGCTGCTCCTTACTCTCCGTTCAGCTTTCAAGGGGTCTCAGACCCCCTCTCTACCCAGTGAGAGTCCACCGTCATCTTCTTCACCAAGCCAGCCCTCCCACCAACCCTCCAAAGACCCACAGCCCTACCTCTCAACTGACCTCCCttactcttctctctcttcccaaaCTCAACATTCACCTGCACTTCAACTATCTGGTTGCAGTCCAACATCCTCTGCAAGTTCTCTCACCCACTCTTCCCGAGGTGCACACATGGCCTCTCCCAAGTTGGGACTGTCAGCCACCACCACaaactcttcctcttcttcatcatcctctgccTCTCTATGTCCTCCACCGCACCCTGGAAGCCCCAGTCGTGTGCCTGATGGTCCCCCAAGTCCTGTTACTCCCACTCCTAGCCCAGGAGTGACATCTGCCTCAGCTGCACCATCTAGGGCCCAGTTAAGCATTGCCCTGATCCTGGAAGAGCTACGGGTGTTGCAGCAAAGGCAGATCCATCAGATGCAGATTACAGAGGAAATCTGTAGACAGGTACTACGCCTCGGTGGAGCCTCCTATACCATAGACACACCTTCACAGCATCTTCTCCCTCCCTTGCCTCAGCTCTGTTTAGAAGGCGGCAAAAGAGCAGCCAGCCCAACTTCCCTGCCAACTCCACCTCAGCCTTCCACTTCTGTTGCTCCTCTTCTGGCATGTTTCTCCTCCCTACTTCCCTCTCAGGCTGCCAACAAACCCACAAAGGCCAGCAGTTCCTCATCTCAAATCCTGCAGCCCCACAAGCCCCAAATGGAAGGAACAGGAGTTACTTCAGGGGCTCATAGTTATCTGGCGATAAGCTCTCATTCCTCTGCACCCTCaaccacctcctctgctgccatcTCCATGGCTTCCTCCGCTTATCCACTAGCCCTGTCTTTAGCTCTGCCCAACCGCTACCTTCATGAGAAGTCTACAAATACCACATCAATGAGTGGGCACAGTGGCCTCTCCCTCCTAAATTCATCTCTTCCCACATCAGTTTCTATTGTCCCAAACTCCCAACATGCTCTGCAGTCtgtctctggaggaggagacacatCCCCTTTATCCAGCTCATCCACCACTGGTCGCCTTCAACATGCTTGCCGCTTTTGTGGAAAAATGTTCAGCAGTGACTCTGCCCTGCAAATACATCTACGTTCACACACAGGGGAACGACCCTACCAGTGTCCAGTGTGCCTCAGCCGCTTCACTACAAGAGGCAACCTCAAGGTACACTTCCTACGCCATCGAGAGCAGAACCCAGAACTCTCACTTTCACTCCTGCCACCTTCTTTGTTTGGGGTTGCATTAGGGGCCACTGGGGGATCAGACATGGGGCAGACCATGAGCAGTGGTAGCAGTAGTAGTGGCATGAATATGATTCAGAAGAAGCGAAAAAGGCCTGAGGATGAACTATGTGGAGATAACTTGGATGTCAGTGGCACCAGCAGTAACTTTTCTCTGGGGGCCTCTGGAGGGTCTGCCCCTTCCACCCTACCCCTGCCCCCTACAGTGGATCTGGCATTGATTTCCCACTCTCTACTTCAGCTGAATAGGGCTGCAGCTGTAGCCGCAGCAGCCTCTATCGCCTCTGGCTCATCCCACTCACCGTCATCTTCTTCAGCCTCCATTTCCTCTCTGGCTACCTCCCTCCTCTCGAACTCTTCTTTGTCCTCATCTTCCACCATCACAGGATTACTCAAGGGTGCCAAGCAGCAGCACTTTGATGAAAACACTCCACCTCATGCCCCAATACTTTCTCCTGCAGCGTACTCACAGCTAGCCCAACTGCCGAAGCTCCTCTTCCCATctgtctccacttcttcctctACCCCTGCTGCACACTCATCCCTCTACAACCATCCGGCCCTGAGCTTGTTACGCTCACCACTACCCTCTTCTCCAGGCTCCCTCCAACTTCCTTCTTCCAGCCATTCTCAGCTTTCTTTcccattttcttcatttcccaAAGTCCCAGGTGCAGCAACCACTACTCCATCCTCCCTGCCTTCCTCCATGGCCTCCTCTACTCCTACATCAGAAACCTCCAAGTTGCAGAGGCTGGTGGAGAAACTAGAGAAGGCTTCTCCCCATTCCTCGTCTCCATGGACCTCTTCCTCTACTGCCACCTCCATGCTGGAGATGCTATCTAGCAGTACCGCTACCGCTTCAGCAAGTTCGGCCAACAATCGTTTCACAAATGCCAGCACTTCCACTACATATGTCATGGCATCCCCACCATCTTCTAATGTTGTCACCGCTTCTATTTCAAATCTCACCCATGAGATGGTTGCTGCCCTAGGCAATGGAGCCAGTGCCATGGTGGGTGGCATGTTACCATCACTGAACATCACAGGTCCAGCTGCTAACCTGACAACCAATCAGTGTGGGGTTTGTTTACGGGTACTGAGCTGTCCCAGAGCACTGCGTCTGCATCAGGCAACACACCTTGGAGAACGTCCTTTTCCATGTAAAATATGTGGACGATCCTTCTCTACTAAAGGCAGCCTGCGGTCACATCTGGCCACACACCATGCTCGACCAGCAAATGCACGGGTCCAGAACTCTTGCCCTCTGTGTCAACGGAAGTTCACTAATGCTCTAGTGCTTCAGCACCACATCCGTATGCATCTTGGTGGACAGTTGCCCTCAGATGGCACAGACGATTCTGTACATGAAATTCCAGCTGAATCTAATGCCAAAAACTTGTCACAATCCCAATCCCAGTCCACTGATCCAAATGCTGCCTCTAGTAAAACACCCCCTCTAGCTGGCCACTCTAAAAGCCCAGCCCCAAGTTCTCAATTTCAAGCTCCAGCAGTTGGCTCAGTCCCTGTCTCTGGTAGTATGAAAGCAGGTGATTTCATCCAGCAGAATCCTAGCAAATCTGCACCCTGTAGCCCAGACCTCATCCCCCCTTCCAACCTTAGCCCTGACCCTTTCATGAATCCAACAATGCAAACACCTTCATCAGGCAGTGTAGAACCCCCTGTCCTTTCTGTCAGTGCCCCTTTGCCATCCTCCGAACAGACAGGTCAAGATTCCCCAGTTAGCCAAGATAACCAAGTTGAACAAGTTACTGCTGTTCCTAAATCCACCCCACCACCAATTACCTCCAGTGTTACGAAAACTACAGTAACCATTACAACTATTGAAGAGGACAGTGGAGATAATGTAGAAACTACCTCCTCTGATGCCTTTCTTGGCTCGAGCTCAAACTTGGACAACTTACAAAGCACACCCGCCCATGATACCCCTTCAGCTTGTACCTCCTCTAACCCCACCCTAAATCAAGATGTTCTGAATgttaatgtgacaaaaaccttGGAATCAATCTCAGTCTCCTCAAGGCCCCAATCACCAGAACccatggaagaagaaaaagatcaCTCTCCCTCACTAGGAACACCAAAACAAGACCCATCAACTGTGCCTGACGAGGACCACAAAAAGACTTCAAATTTGGAGTCTGCAGAAACTATTGATGCTGAATTAAGAGGGGCAACACAGAGAGCTGCCACTTTTGTGAGGGAGACACGTCAGAGCTTTCATTTTGGTTCGTATCGGAGGGAGGACCGGGTGGAAGGTGTTAAGATTAGTGGTTTAGCTCCAAGTGAAGCTCTGGATGCTTCTGTCCCCATCAACCTTGCCCCAACCCTGCCATCTCCAATGTCTCGTCCTGAGAAGAAGACATATTGCTGTGCTGAGTGTGGGAAAGAGTATGCCAGTCGCAGCGGACTGAAG GGGCACATGAAGCACCATGGTGTAGCAACGAAATCATCACGCCCACCAGCCCGGACTAGTCGTTCCTCCGCTGACCAACTACCTTCTTCCACATCTATGACTTCCTTGAACATTCCTGCCACCAGAAGCTCAGCAGGCTTCTGGAATCAGTACCAAGCCTTCCTGAACACCAGTAATGAGCCAAATGATGACCCAACTGGACTCCAAGAGGAGAATGAGTCAACAAAATCCCCTGCTCAATCTCAAATGGATCCAATTGTCTCTGAAGAAGTTGGGGAAGATTCTAGTGAGGGGTTATAA
- the sall2 gene encoding sal-like protein 2 isoform X2: MLPWKQDDNLAVKSQSIPFSPDSPLCSQSSSPQSSQLLLTLRSAFKGSQTPSLPSESPPSSSSPSQPSHQPSKDPQPYLSTDLPYSSLSSQTQHSPALQLSGCSPTSSASSLTHSSRGAHMASPKLGLSATTTNSSSSSSSSASLCPPPHPGSPSRVPDGPPSPVTPTPSPGVTSASAAPSRAQLSIALILEELRVLQQRQIHQMQITEEICRQVLRLGGASYTIDTPSQHLLPPLPQLCLEGGKRAASPTSLPTPPQPSTSVAPLLACFSSLLPSQAANKPTKASSSSSQILQPHKPQMEGTGVTSGAHSYLAISSHSSAPSTTSSAAISMASSAYPLALSLALPNRYLHEKSTNTTSMSGHSGLSLLNSSLPTSVSIVPNSQHALQSVSGGGDTSPLSSSSTTGRLQHACRFCGKMFSSDSALQIHLRSHTGERPYQCPVCLSRFTTRGNLKVHFLRHREQNPELSLSLLPPSLFGVALGATGGSDMGQTMSSGSSSSGMNMIQKKRKRPEDELCGDNLDVSGTSSNFSLGASGGSAPSTLPLPPTVDLALISHSLLQLNRAAAVAAAASIASGSSHSPSSSSASISSLATSLLSNSSLSSSSTITGLLKGAKQQHFDENTPPHAPILSPAAYSQLAQLPKLLFPSVSTSSSTPAAHSSLYNHPALSLLRSPLPSSPGSLQLPSSSHSQLSFPFSSFPKVPGAATTTPSSLPSSMASSTPTSETSKLQRLVEKLEKASPHSSSPWTSSSTATSMLEMLSSSTATASASSANNRFTNASTSTTYVMASPPSSNVVTASISNLTHEMVAALGNGASAMVGGMLPSLNITGPAANLTTNQCGVCLRVLSCPRALRLHQATHLGERPFPCKICGRSFSTKGSLRSHLATHHARPANARVQNSCPLCQRKFTNALVLQHHIRMHLGGQLPSDGTDDSVHEIPAESNAKNLSQSQSQSTDPNAASSKTPPLAGHSKSPAPSSQFQAPAVGSVPVSGSMKAGDFIQQNPSKSAPCSPDLIPPSNLSPDPFMNPTMQTPSSGSVEPPVLSVSAPLPSSEQTGQDSPVSQDNQVEQVTAVPKSTPPPITSSVTKTTVTITTIEEDSGDNVETTSSDAFLGSSSNLDNLQSTPAHDTPSACTSSNPTLNQDVLNVNVTKTLESISVSSRPQSPEPMEEEKDHSPSLGTPKQDPSTVPDEDHKKTSNLESAETIDAELRGATQRAATFVRETRQSFHFGSYRREDRVEGVKISGLAPSEALDASVPINLAPTLPSPMSRPEKKTYCCAECGKEYASRSGLKGHMKHHGVATKSSRPPARTSRSSADQLPSSTSMTSLNIPATRSSAGFWNQYQAFLNTSNEPNDDPTGLQEENESTKSPAQSQMDPIVSEEVGEDSSEGL, encoded by the exons ATGTTGCCCTGGAAACAAG ATGACAACTTGGCAGTGAAGTCACAGTCCATACCATTTAGCCCGGATTCTCCCTTGTGTTCccaatcttcttctcctcaaAGTTCCCAGCTGCTCCTTACTCTCCGTTCAGCTTTCAAGGGGTCTCAGACCCCCTCTCTACCCAGTGAGAGTCCACCGTCATCTTCTTCACCAAGCCAGCCCTCCCACCAACCCTCCAAAGACCCACAGCCCTACCTCTCAACTGACCTCCCttactcttctctctcttcccaaaCTCAACATTCACCTGCACTTCAACTATCTGGTTGCAGTCCAACATCCTCTGCAAGTTCTCTCACCCACTCTTCCCGAGGTGCACACATGGCCTCTCCCAAGTTGGGACTGTCAGCCACCACCACaaactcttcctcttcttcatcatcctctgccTCTCTATGTCCTCCACCGCACCCTGGAAGCCCCAGTCGTGTGCCTGATGGTCCCCCAAGTCCTGTTACTCCCACTCCTAGCCCAGGAGTGACATCTGCCTCAGCTGCACCATCTAGGGCCCAGTTAAGCATTGCCCTGATCCTGGAAGAGCTACGGGTGTTGCAGCAAAGGCAGATCCATCAGATGCAGATTACAGAGGAAATCTGTAGACAGGTACTACGCCTCGGTGGAGCCTCCTATACCATAGACACACCTTCACAGCATCTTCTCCCTCCCTTGCCTCAGCTCTGTTTAGAAGGCGGCAAAAGAGCAGCCAGCCCAACTTCCCTGCCAACTCCACCTCAGCCTTCCACTTCTGTTGCTCCTCTTCTGGCATGTTTCTCCTCCCTACTTCCCTCTCAGGCTGCCAACAAACCCACAAAGGCCAGCAGTTCCTCATCTCAAATCCTGCAGCCCCACAAGCCCCAAATGGAAGGAACAGGAGTTACTTCAGGGGCTCATAGTTATCTGGCGATAAGCTCTCATTCCTCTGCACCCTCaaccacctcctctgctgccatcTCCATGGCTTCCTCCGCTTATCCACTAGCCCTGTCTTTAGCTCTGCCCAACCGCTACCTTCATGAGAAGTCTACAAATACCACATCAATGAGTGGGCACAGTGGCCTCTCCCTCCTAAATTCATCTCTTCCCACATCAGTTTCTATTGTCCCAAACTCCCAACATGCTCTGCAGTCtgtctctggaggaggagacacatCCCCTTTATCCAGCTCATCCACCACTGGTCGCCTTCAACATGCTTGCCGCTTTTGTGGAAAAATGTTCAGCAGTGACTCTGCCCTGCAAATACATCTACGTTCACACACAGGGGAACGACCCTACCAGTGTCCAGTGTGCCTCAGCCGCTTCACTACAAGAGGCAACCTCAAGGTACACTTCCTACGCCATCGAGAGCAGAACCCAGAACTCTCACTTTCACTCCTGCCACCTTCTTTGTTTGGGGTTGCATTAGGGGCCACTGGGGGATCAGACATGGGGCAGACCATGAGCAGTGGTAGCAGTAGTAGTGGCATGAATATGATTCAGAAGAAGCGAAAAAGGCCTGAGGATGAACTATGTGGAGATAACTTGGATGTCAGTGGCACCAGCAGTAACTTTTCTCTGGGGGCCTCTGGAGGGTCTGCCCCTTCCACCCTACCCCTGCCCCCTACAGTGGATCTGGCATTGATTTCCCACTCTCTACTTCAGCTGAATAGGGCTGCAGCTGTAGCCGCAGCAGCCTCTATCGCCTCTGGCTCATCCCACTCACCGTCATCTTCTTCAGCCTCCATTTCCTCTCTGGCTACCTCCCTCCTCTCGAACTCTTCTTTGTCCTCATCTTCCACCATCACAGGATTACTCAAGGGTGCCAAGCAGCAGCACTTTGATGAAAACACTCCACCTCATGCCCCAATACTTTCTCCTGCAGCGTACTCACAGCTAGCCCAACTGCCGAAGCTCCTCTTCCCATctgtctccacttcttcctctACCCCTGCTGCACACTCATCCCTCTACAACCATCCGGCCCTGAGCTTGTTACGCTCACCACTACCCTCTTCTCCAGGCTCCCTCCAACTTCCTTCTTCCAGCCATTCTCAGCTTTCTTTcccattttcttcatttcccaAAGTCCCAGGTGCAGCAACCACTACTCCATCCTCCCTGCCTTCCTCCATGGCCTCCTCTACTCCTACATCAGAAACCTCCAAGTTGCAGAGGCTGGTGGAGAAACTAGAGAAGGCTTCTCCCCATTCCTCGTCTCCATGGACCTCTTCCTCTACTGCCACCTCCATGCTGGAGATGCTATCTAGCAGTACCGCTACCGCTTCAGCAAGTTCGGCCAACAATCGTTTCACAAATGCCAGCACTTCCACTACATATGTCATGGCATCCCCACCATCTTCTAATGTTGTCACCGCTTCTATTTCAAATCTCACCCATGAGATGGTTGCTGCCCTAGGCAATGGAGCCAGTGCCATGGTGGGTGGCATGTTACCATCACTGAACATCACAGGTCCAGCTGCTAACCTGACAACCAATCAGTGTGGGGTTTGTTTACGGGTACTGAGCTGTCCCAGAGCACTGCGTCTGCATCAGGCAACACACCTTGGAGAACGTCCTTTTCCATGTAAAATATGTGGACGATCCTTCTCTACTAAAGGCAGCCTGCGGTCACATCTGGCCACACACCATGCTCGACCAGCAAATGCACGGGTCCAGAACTCTTGCCCTCTGTGTCAACGGAAGTTCACTAATGCTCTAGTGCTTCAGCACCACATCCGTATGCATCTTGGTGGACAGTTGCCCTCAGATGGCACAGACGATTCTGTACATGAAATTCCAGCTGAATCTAATGCCAAAAACTTGTCACAATCCCAATCCCAGTCCACTGATCCAAATGCTGCCTCTAGTAAAACACCCCCTCTAGCTGGCCACTCTAAAAGCCCAGCCCCAAGTTCTCAATTTCAAGCTCCAGCAGTTGGCTCAGTCCCTGTCTCTGGTAGTATGAAAGCAGGTGATTTCATCCAGCAGAATCCTAGCAAATCTGCACCCTGTAGCCCAGACCTCATCCCCCCTTCCAACCTTAGCCCTGACCCTTTCATGAATCCAACAATGCAAACACCTTCATCAGGCAGTGTAGAACCCCCTGTCCTTTCTGTCAGTGCCCCTTTGCCATCCTCCGAACAGACAGGTCAAGATTCCCCAGTTAGCCAAGATAACCAAGTTGAACAAGTTACTGCTGTTCCTAAATCCACCCCACCACCAATTACCTCCAGTGTTACGAAAACTACAGTAACCATTACAACTATTGAAGAGGACAGTGGAGATAATGTAGAAACTACCTCCTCTGATGCCTTTCTTGGCTCGAGCTCAAACTTGGACAACTTACAAAGCACACCCGCCCATGATACCCCTTCAGCTTGTACCTCCTCTAACCCCACCCTAAATCAAGATGTTCTGAATgttaatgtgacaaaaaccttGGAATCAATCTCAGTCTCCTCAAGGCCCCAATCACCAGAACccatggaagaagaaaaagatcaCTCTCCCTCACTAGGAACACCAAAACAAGACCCATCAACTGTGCCTGACGAGGACCACAAAAAGACTTCAAATTTGGAGTCTGCAGAAACTATTGATGCTGAATTAAGAGGGGCAACACAGAGAGCTGCCACTTTTGTGAGGGAGACACGTCAGAGCTTTCATTTTGGTTCGTATCGGAGGGAGGACCGGGTGGAAGGTGTTAAGATTAGTGGTTTAGCTCCAAGTGAAGCTCTGGATGCTTCTGTCCCCATCAACCTTGCCCCAACCCTGCCATCTCCAATGTCTCGTCCTGAGAAGAAGACATATTGCTGTGCTGAGTGTGGGAAAGAGTATGCCAGTCGCAGCGGACTGAAG GGGCACATGAAGCACCATGGTGTAGCAACGAAATCATCACGCCCACCAGCCCGGACTAGTCGTTCCTCCGCTGACCAACTACCTTCTTCCACATCTATGACTTCCTTGAACATTCCTGCCACCAGAAGCTCAGCAGGCTTCTGGAATCAGTACCAAGCCTTCCTGAACACCAGTAATGAGCCAAATGATGACCCAACTGGACTCCAAGAGGAGAATGAGTCAACAAAATCCCCTGCTCAATCTCAAATGGATCCAATTGTCTCTGAAGAAGTTGGGGAAGATTCTAGTGAGGGGTTATAA